Proteins encoded by one window of Cryomorphaceae bacterium:
- a CDS encoding DUF1573 domain-containing protein: MKKALFILGIFLTAAVGLQAQAVNAGPVIEFDKEVHDYGEIEQHGNGVCEFTLTNTGNEPLIISQAKGSCGCTVPSYDKEPIMPGATSVIKVKYDTKRVGPINKAVTITSNATNAPSKVLRIKGTVLAAESGATSPVMERSAVAPVAE, translated from the coding sequence ATGAAAAAGGCACTTTTTATCCTCGGTATTTTCCTCACAGCGGCAGTGGGTCTTCAGGCTCAAGCCGTAAACGCAGGTCCGGTTATTGAATTTGACAAAGAAGTTCACGATTACGGCGAAATTGAGCAGCACGGAAACGGTGTGTGCGAGTTTACACTCACCAATACCGGAAACGAGCCTCTCATCATTTCTCAGGCCAAAGGATCTTGCGGATGTACCGTTCCTTCTTACGACAAGGAGCCCATCATGCCGGGCGCTACCTCGGTGATTAAGGTTAAGTATGACACCAAGCGCGTGGGTCCCATCAACAAAGCGGTAACCATTACTTCCAATGCCACCAACGCTCCTTCAAAGGTGCTGCGCATCAAAGGAACTGTACTTGCTGCCGAGTCAGGAGCTACCTCTCCTGTAATGGAGCGGTCTGCAGTTGCTCCTGTTGCCGAGTAA